CAGATCCCTCGGCGTGGCGTGCAGGTACGAGGAGCCCACCACCACGCCCTTGCCGTCCCGCTCCCACGTGGCGCTCTTCATGCCCAGCTTGTCGAGCAGCAGCACCCACGGCCAGTCCTTGCCCAGCGTGGGCTTCAGCGCCGCGTCCAGCACCCCGGCCAGCAGCGTCGCGTCCCCCGACGAGTACCTCCACGAGGTCCCCGGCGCGTCGCTGCGCTCGTGCGCGGTGATGAAGGACACCATGTCCCGGCGGCCCTCGCCGTACAGCATCGCCAGCACCGAGGACGTCTGGTACGTGCCGCCGTTCTCGTAGTCCTCGCGCCAGTCCAGCCCCGAGGCGAACTCCAGGAGGTTCTGCACGGTGATGGCGCAGTTGTCCTGCCGCGAGGCCTTCACGTACTCGCAGATGGAGTCGTCCAGGTTCAGCGAGCCCCGCTTCACCGCGATGCCCACCAGCGCGCTGGTGACGCTCTTCGACATGGACCAGGCCAGGTGCCGCTTGCTCGCGTCGAAGCCGCGCCCGTACCGCTCGTACACCACCCGGCCCCTGTGGATGATGACGACCCCATCCGTGCGCAAGCCCTTGCGCTCCTCGTCCTTGCCCTGGAGCGTGAAGGCGTAGTCCTCCAGCGCCCGGATTTGAGCCGCCCTCGCCGCGGCGACCTCCGCGCGGCCATCGGGCCATTCCTCCGTCGGCCAGGGGGTGGCGGGCGTGGGGCAGTCGGCGGCCCGGGCGGGCTGCGCGAGCACCAGGGCCGTGGCGAGAAACAGGGGGGACATTCCGCGAAGTCGGCGCATGGGAGGACCGGTCAGAAGGTGTAACGGAGCAGGGGAACCACCAGGGCCCGCGAGGCGGTGGCCTCCACCAGGGAGCGCGGACGCTCGGGGACTCGCGACAGGGTGGGCGGCGGCACGGGCGCCGTCGCGCGCATCGTCAGCGTCACCGCCGTGGGCAGCACCAGCGCCTCCACCAGCGTGAAGAGCGCCGCGTCCCCCAGGTCATCCACCGTGGCCCCGAGCAGCACCGCCCCCGTCACCGCCAGCACATGCACCCCGAGCGCCACCCAGACGGCCGGTTGGAAGCGCACGCTGCCCGGTTGCAACGCATTGCCCACCAGCCACTGCGCCCCCGTCACCGCCAGCGGCGGCACCACCAACAGCAGCACCATCGCCGGAGCCGCCGCCAGCACCAGGTCCGACGAGAGCGAGCCCACCCACGCGCTCAGCGCCAGCGTCGCCGGCACCGCCACCACCGCCGCGCCCGCCCCCGTGCCCAGCTCCAGCGCCGTCCACTTCACCGGGTTGTCTGTCATCAGGCCCGCCGGCAACAGCCGCGCCGACTCCGGCGCCGCCCGCGCCGTCATCGGCACCATCCACAACACCAGCGCCAGCGCCCACACCACTCCAGGGCTCACGCCCCGCCGCGCCTGGCGCGCATCCGCTCGCAAGGGGAACATGGGCTCCTGTCATATCATCGACACGCGCCCGCCGTGCCCCCCCTGCCCCCCACCCGGGGGGCTTTTCGCCGCCCTTCGCTTCGTGCCACCGTGGACTCCACGGCGAGTACGCGTGCCTGACTCCAAGCACATCCTCCAACGCTGGCATCCGCTCGGACGGCTGGGGCTGTTCACCCTGGTGTATTGCGCCAGCATCGCCCTGGGCATGCGGCTCAACGCCTCGGACGAGCACTTCTCCACCCTGTGGCCGCCCAGTGGCGTGCTGCTCTGCGCGCTGCTGCTCTCCCGCTTCCGCGACTGGCCCGCGCTCCTGCTCGCCGCCGTCCTCCTCAAGCCCTTCGTCTCCTTCCCGGGACACCTGCCGCACCTGGGCGGCTTCCTCCTGTCCACCGGCAGCGCCCTGGAATCCCTCGCCGGCGCCTTCCTGCTGCGCCGCTACGCCGGCTTCCGCCCCTCCCTGGAGCGCGTCCGGGACGTGCTCCTGCTGGTGGGGCTCGGCGCCCTGCTGAGCACCGTGCTCGGCGCCACCCCGGGTGTCACCCTCATGGCCCTCCAGGGCGAAATCCCCTGGCGGGAGTGGAGCGGCCAGTGGCGCGTCTTCTGGGTGGGAGATGCCATGGGCGTGCTGCTGGTGGCCCCCGTGCTGCTCTCCTGGTCCACCCGCGGCCTCGAGGGCTGGAGCCGCGCCCGCCAGCTGGAGCTCGCCGTGCTGCTGGGGGCGCTCGTGCTCGCGGTGGACCTCGTCTTCCACCTGGGCCCCGGAGAAGCCAGCGTCTACCACCCCGTCAGCTACCTGGCCTTCCCCTTCATCCTCTGGGCCGCGCTGCGCTTCGAGGTGCGCGGCACCTCGGCGGCCATGGTGGCCCTGACGGCCGTGGCCCTCCAGCACACGCTCGCGGGCAATGGCCCCTTCGCCGCCGGGCCCCCGGGCAGCTCCAGCACCGCGCGCCTCGTCTTCCTCCAGTCCTTCCTGGCCGCCGTGGGCGCCTCCGGGCTGCTGCTGGCCGCCGCCCTCGGCGAGCGCCGGCGCGCCCAGGAGAAGGCCACCCTGCTCAACCGCGAGCTGCGCCAGTCCCTGCATGCGCTCGCCACCGCCCAGCAGGAGCTGGTGCACCGCGAGCGCCTGGCCGCCTTGGGCGAGCTGTCCGCCAGCGTCGCCCACGAGGTGCGCAACCCCCTGGGCGTCATCGCCAACTCGGTGGCCGCCCTCTCGCGCATGGTGGAGCCCACGCACGGCACCTCCTGGGAGCTGCTCGGCGTCATGGGCGAGGAGGTGGCCCGGTTGGACCATCTCATCAACGGGCTGCTGGACTTCGCCCGCCCGCAGGTGCCCCGCCTGCTGCCCCAGCCGCTCGGCCCCGTGGTGGACGGCGCCCTGGAGGCCGCCTCACGCTCCCAGCCCCAGGCCCCGCGCGTGCGGGTGACGCGCGAGCTGGACCCGGCCCTGCCCGACGCCCCGCTGGACGCGCAGCTGCTGCACCTGGCGCTGAGCAACCTCTTCACCAACGCCCTGCAGGCCATGCCCCAGGGCGGCGCCCTGCACATCGGGCTCACGCACGTGCCGGCACGCGGCGGCGTGCCCCTGGCCCGCGTCTCCATCACCGACTCGGGCCCGGGCATTCCTCCCGAGGCCATGGCGCGCCTCTTCGAGCCCTTCTACACCACCAAGGCCTCGGGCACCGGCCTGGGGCTCGCCATCGTGCGGCGCATCGTCGAGGCCCACCACGGCTCGGTGGAGGTGCGCTCCACCCCGGGCCAGGGGACGACCTTCACCGTCCTGCTGCCCCTGGCCGAGGCCTCCCGCTCCGCCGCCTGAGTCCGCGGCGTCAGAAGGGGATGCCGTTGTCGTCGTCCCCGCCGCCACCGCCGCTGAAGTCGTCGTCGCCGTGCGGAGGCGGCTCGTCGCCCCCACCGCCGCCGTCGCCGCCCCGCTGCCGGGCGATCTCCGCCTCGATGGCCGCCAGCAGCTGGCGCTCCCGGTCATGCCACCGCGACTTGCTCGGGTCGTTCAGTGAACGCCGCGCGCCATTCGCGTAGTACTCCAGGTCACCCATGCTCGCGCCCCGGATGGGCCCGCCCTTGCTGCGGCCGTAGTTGGGGAACACCTCTCCCGCGCCCCCACCCCCGCCACCGCCACCACCGCCCGAGGAGGCCGCGCGCCTCGGCGCCGCCGCCGCGTCCGGCGTCGCGCCAATGCTCATCTCCCCCAGCTTCAGCGAGAAACCATCCCCATTGCGGAACGCCGTCCCCACCCGCACCTGCTCCACGCGCCCGTCCGGGCGCTTCACTGCCACCGTCACCGGAAAACCCTGATCGCTCATGACCGCCGGAAATCATCCCCGCCCCACGGTGTCAACGACTCCGGGGGGCAGGGGTGCTCGGGCCAACCCGCTCCGGGAGCAGGCAGGCACCCGGGGAGGGGGGAGCGTCGCCGGGGAGACCCTCAGCGCAGCTCGACGCGCTCCTTGCCACCCTTCTTGCGCACCCAGGCCTTGGGCTTGGGCGGCGCGGCCGGCTCCGGACGCGGCGGCGCGGCCTCGGCGAGCGCCTTGGACGCCGCGCGGCCCCGGGGCAGCACCACGTCCGGCACCGACTGCGGCGACGCGTCGTCCACCCACTTGTCCGGCCGCCGGTTGGACTTCACCAGCAGCCGCAGCTTCTGGTAGTGCGCCGAGCAGTACCCCTTCGAGCGCGACGGCCGCTTGCACCCGATGACGGCGCAGCGCTTGCCCTCCTCGGTCCGCGCCGCGGGAGGACGGCCCCGGCGCGCCGGCACCACCGGCTCGGCCGCCTGCGCCCCACGGGCCGCCGGCACCACCGCGCCCCGGCCCCGCGTCACCCCCGGCAGCGTGATTCCCGGCAACGCCAGCTGCAACGACTGCATCCGCGTCGCCAGGGGCGCCAGGCGCTGGACGATGTTCACCAGCCGCTCGACGACCTCCAGCCGCTCATCCATTCGCGTGATGGCCTTGTGCAAGGGAGCCAACCGCCCCCGAAGCTCCACCTGGACCATCTCCCGCAACGGTTTTTCGATCGACATGCGCGCACCATATGCCACTCAGTGGCCCCTACCGCCAGTCCCTCGGACCTCCGCTTTGTCGACCCGGCCACGTCCCACCCCTCCGTCCACCTCCGCGCATCCCATGCCGAATGCTGCGGCACTCCCGCTCCGCTTGGGGCATGGTGCGCCGGCCGCGGGCACGAGGACTCCCAGACATGACCCACGATTCGACCGATTGGCTTTGCATCAACACCATCCGCACCCTCGCCATGGATGCGGTGGAACAGGCCCACTCGGGCCACCCGGGCGCGCCCATGGCGCTGGCGCCCGTGGCCTACCAACTGTGGCAGCAGGAGCTGCGCTACGACCCGGCCAGCCCCATCTGGCCCAACCGGGACCGGTTCGTGCTCTCCAACGGGCACGCCTCCATGCTGCTCTACTCCCTGCTCCACCTCACGGGCGTGCGCCGCGTCACCTCGGAGTACACCACCGAGGACCAGGTGGCCGTGTCGCTGGAGGACCTCAAGAAGTTCCGCCAGCTGGACAGCTCCACCCCCGGCCACCCCGAGTACCGCTGGACGAGCGGCGTGGAGACCACCACCGGCCCGCTGGGCCAGGGCGTGGCCAACACCGTGGGCATGGCCATCGCCAGCCGCTGGCTCGCCGGGTACTTCAACCGCCCCGGCTTCGAGCTGTTCGACTACGACGTCTATGCCCTGTGCGGTGACGGAGACCTGATGGAGGGCGTGGCCAGCGAGGCCGCCTCGCTCGCCGGGCACCTGAAGCTGCCCAACCTGTGCTGGGTCTACGACAGCAACCGCATCAGCATCGACGGCAGCACGGACCTGGCCTTCACCGAGGACGTGGGCAAGCGCTTCGAGGCCTATGGCTGGCGCGTGCTCCACGTGGCCGACGCCAACGACCTGGACGCGCTCTCGCAGGCCTTCCGCACCTTCAAGCAGGACCGCGGCCTGCCCACCCTCATCATCGTCACCACGCAGATCGGCTACGGCGCGCCCAAGAAGCAGGGCAGTGCGTCCGCCCACGGCGAGCCCCTGGGCGCGGAGGAGATCAAGGGCGCCAAGCGCAAGTACGGGTGGCCCGAGGACGCGCAGTTCCTCGTGCCCGAGGGCGTGCGCGAGCGCTTCTCCGAGCGGATGGGCGAGCGCGGCCGCCAGCTGCGCACGGAGTGGGAGGCCCGGTTCGCCGAGTACCAGAAGAAGCACCCGGAGCTGGCGGACCACCTCACGCGGATGCAGAAGCGCGAGTTGCCCGAGGGCTGGGACAAGGAGCTGCCGGTGTTCCCCGCGGACGCCAAGGGCGTGGCCACGCGCGAGTCGAGCGGCAAGGTGCTCAGCGCGCTGGCGAAGAACTACCCGTGGCTGGTGGGCGGCTCGGCGGACCTCAATCCGTCCACGAAGACGTACCTGTCGTTCTCGGGCGCGATGAAGCCGGGGGACCAGACGGGGCGCAACATCCACTTCGGCGTGCGCGAGCACGCCATGGGCTCCATCCTCAACGGCCTGGCGCTGAGCAAGGTGCGCCCCTACAGCGCCACCTTCCTCATCTTCAGCGAGTACGAGCGGCCCCCCATCCGCCTGTCGGCCATCATGGAGCTGCCGAGCATCCACATCTTCACCCATGACTCGATTGGCCTGGGCGAGGACGGCCCGACGCACCAGCCGGTGGAGCAGCTGCCGAGCCTGCGCGCGATTCCGGGCCTCATCGTGCTGCGGCCGGCGGACGCCAACGAGGTGACGGAGGCGTGGCGGGTGATTGCGCCGCTGCGGCACCAGCCGGTGGTGCTGGTGCTCACGCGCCAGGCGGTGCCCACGCTGGACCGGACGAAGTACGCACCGGCCTCGGGGCTGGCCAAGGGGGCGTACGTGCTGTCGGACAGCAAGGGCACGCCGGACGTCATCCTGATTGGCACGGGCAGCGAGGTGACGCTGTGCCTGCAGGCGCAGGAGCAGTTGGAGGGCCAGGGGGTGAAGGCGCGCGTGGTGAGCATGCCCTCGTGGGAGCTGTTCGAGCAGCAGGACGAGGCGTACCGCGAGCAGGTGCTGCCCTCGAGCGTGAGGGCGCGCGTGGCGGTGGAGAAGGCGGCGGCGTTCGGCTGGGAGCGCTTCGTGGGGCTGCGCGGGGCGGTGGTGGGCATGCGCAGCTTCGGGGCCTCGGCGCCGCTCAAGGCCCTGCAGCAGAAGTTCGGCTTCACCGTGGACAACGTGGTGAAGGTGGCCCGCGAGGTCATCGAGCAGGCGAAGAAGTAGTCACCGTGTAGAGCCCCCTCTCCCCCTGGGAGAGGGCGGGGGTGAGGGTCTTCCCCGGTCCGCCCGGACAGGTGGACGGGGAAGGCCCGGCCCGAGCAGAAGGAGAGCCATGGGATTCACGTTGGATGTCCACAACTACCGTGCGCTCCGGAAGGTGCGCTGGAGTCCCTCGGGCGTCTGCGCCATCACGGGACCCAACGGCGCGGGCAAGACGACCCTGCTGTCCACCCTCGAGTTCCTCCGGTACTTCCTCGAGAGAGGTATCCAGACGGCCGTCGAGTTCTCGGGGGGAGCCGCGAGCATCAAGAACCAGCTCGCGTCGCCGCAGGATGGCATCCGGTTGATGCTGGAGCAGGGTCAGAACTCCTGGGTGCTCCATGTCGAGCTGCGTCCTCCCGCGTTCGAAGTCGGAGAGCGGGTGCGGATTGGCAGTACAGCCGTCGCGAGACAAGATCCCCACCCACGCTCGGCCGTCGTCCAGGACCATGAGCTGACGGTCTCGGGAGACTCCGTTTTCTCCCATGCCATGACCCTGCTTCCTCCGGAGCAGCGGGAAGCACTCAAGGGACTCCACGGGCTCGCGGCGAACTTCCGGCTGTACCAGAACCTCCAGGTCTGGAGCTTGCGGACGACGGGCTCTCCCGCGACCACGGACCTTCACCTGCAACCGGACGGACGCAATGCGTTCTCGGTGCTGCGCAACTGGAAGGCCGGCCGCAAGGAGCACGAAGAGCGCTGGCGCTTCGTCCGGGATGGACTGGAGGAGTGCTTCCCTGAGCTCTTCGAGGACATCGAGTTTCTCTCGGCCGGCCTGACCGTCGCCGTCCGGTTCTTCCTCAAGGGGTTGCGAGAGCCCATTGATGCCTACTCGGCGCCGCATGGCCTGCTCATCACGCTGCTCCACCTGTGTGCCATTGCCTCCACGCCAGACGGTGGCGCCGTGGCCATCGATGAGCCGGAGAATGGCCTGCACCCGTACGCCATCCGGACGTTGATGGACCTGGCGAGGGCCCGCGCCGAGGCGAAAGACCTGACCATCCTTCTCGCGACGCACTCGCCGGTGGTGCTCAACACCTTCAACACCGAGCCGGAGCGCGTCTACATCATGGAGCCCGGCCACGACGTGCTCCCCATCGCGTTGAGTGAGCACAGCGATCCGGAGTGGCTCGCCCACTTCTCGCTCGGAGACCTCTACAGCGACCAGACGTTCGGCGCGCAGAGGCGTGCACCCAAGTGACGGTCCGGGTTCAGCTCATCGTCACGGGAGAGCTCGAACGCCTGGGTTTGCACCTCTCCCTCCGGAAGCTCTTCGCCTCGACCGGCGCGGACGTCGAATTCCTCGTGCCCCAGAAGACCCAGGACTTCACGTCCAACCGAGTGGGGACATTGCTGCCCCCGGAGCTGGCCGCCAGATCTCTCGCCGCGAAACTCGCGGGCGCGCTGGTGCTCGCGGTGTATCCGGGCCGGGGCAGCACGATGCAGGCGGACCATGTCATCGCGGTGGACGACCTGGAACTGGCCAACGCGGACCAGCCCGGACACGTCCTGGAGTACTTCCGCCACGCGGTGAAGGCATACGTCGACAGTACGTTTTCCTCTGCCACCACCCGCGACCGGGTGTACCAGGCGCTCGCCGAGCGCGGCTCGTTCCACCTGCTCGCCCCCATGGTCGAGTCCTATTTCTTCGGTGAGGCCGCCGCGCTCCAACGGGCCACGGCCCACCAGGCTCCCAACCGCTTCGACACGGCTCGCGATCTCGAGGACTTCGAGGTGGATGATGCGGCCTATCTGGCCGCCACGGTGCCAGGGAAGTACGAGCCCCGCCATCGGCACCCGAAGAACTATGTCCGGTACCTCTGCGACCCCACAGGGCAGCGGCGCGCCTACCGCGAGACGCACGAGGGACTCGATGCCCTCCGGGTACTCGACTGGACGTCGGTCCTCCGACAGGAAGCACACGCGGCGTTCGCACGAGCGCTCATCGACGATGTCGCCGATGCGCTGAACGTTCCGTCGCCATGTCCTGGCGTGTGCTCCACGCTGACCGTGCGCAAGGGAGACGGGCTGCTGCGCAACATCTGATGGCGTACCGCCTGATGATGGCGGTCACGGACTCAGTCGCAGGGAGCGCCGGGCTGCCTCCCACTCCGAGCGCAACAGGCCCCACACCTGCTGGTCCTTGCGCTGACCCTCGATGAAGTAGTGCTCGCGCATCACGCCCTCCAAGGTGAAGCCGAGCTTCCTCGCCAGTCCCTGGGAGGCGAGGTTGTCCGCCGCGGTGGTGAGCCATACCCGGTGCAGGAAGGGCCACTCGAAGAGCCGCTCCAGCACCATCCCCACCGCTCGCGTGCCCAGGCCCCGGCCGTGGTAGGCGCTGGAGAGCATGTAGCCAATCTCGATGCGCCCCTGGAACCGCGACAGCTCCTTCGCGGCCACCGTGCCGATGATGCGCCCGTCGAGCTCCACCATCCACCGGAAGCTCGTGGCCTTCGGGTCCGACAGGTCAGCGGTGGATTCCTGGATGCGCTTGAGCAGGGATTCGCGCGTGGAGGGCTCCAGCGGCATGAGCCGGCGTGACACGGGCTCGTCCCGCATGGCCATCCAGAGGTCCACGTGCTCGGGCAGGGCGGGAACCAGGCGCAGGTCCGGAGTCGTCATGGCCCGCCACTGTAACGCCTGCCCTCCAGGAAGCCGTGGCTCCTGCGCGCCCCACCCAGGCCCCCGCGCGTAACCCCTTGGGAAAAGGCCTTCTCTTTTTCCCTCGGGAACCCTTGAGCCCAGCGGCCTGCCGGGCAGGCCCTCGCTGCACGAACTCCAAACGCGCCTCAGCTTCCCGACCGCAATCGAAACACCCAAAGGGAGGGAAGACACATGACCAAGACGAAGCTTCTGCTGGCGGGACTCCTGGCTGGTGCGGTGGCGGTCGGGACCGGATGCAAGACGGACAAGGCCACCACGAATACCGATACCGGGACCGGCACGGACACGAGCACCATGTCGACGGATGGCGGCATGGGCGGCGCGGGCGTGGACACCATGGACCGCGGCCGCGAGGAGGTGGATCCGCTGCCCCAGGAGGGCACGCGCGAGATGGAGCCCGGCGTGCACGATGACATCCCCGCCGAGCCCGGCACGGGTGGCACGGGCCTCGAGCCGGAGCCCATGGACCGCACGAACGACACCCTCGGCGGCGAGACGAGCGACGAGCCGCTCGGCCCGGGCGCGCCGGCCAATCAGCCCGTGCCGAATGAGGACATGAACGACACCGAGCGCACCACCGATCCCATGAAGTGACAGCTCGGCCTCACCTTGAAATGAAACGGCCCACGGGCGCGAGGCTCGTGGGCCGTCTCGTCTGCGACGGACTCCAAGCCATCCGAAGAAAGTCCGTGCAGGGGTCTGTCCTCAGCTCAAGAGCAGGAGGACCCCTCCGGGCACGGTCTCACCAAAGTTGTCCAACAGTTGGACAAGTTCGTGAAGAGCGCGCCCGGGAGGCGGGCTGAACTCGAGAGCGTGACCTGCGGATACGGTGCGGACACACCCACCCCTGAAAGGACTTTGTTCCGATGGCTTGGAAGCGGCTCACGGCACCGCGGGCACGGCCTGGGTGGCCTCCTGCTCCGCGGCCCGGCGCTTCTCCACCTCGGCCTTCAGGTGCTTCAGGCCCTGCTCGAAGTTGTTGCCGAGCATGTCGTTGATCATCCCGACGAAGTAGCCCCCCATGGGCGGCAGCGTGCCGCTGTCCACCCACGTCACCTTCGTCCCGCCACCCTCCTGCGTCCACGTGAGCGAGCCGTGCGCGTTGACGGCGTCACGCGTCTCGATCATCTCGTCCACCCATACCCCCGCGGCCACGTCACTCTTCGTGATGGTCATCTTCCCGAGCCCCATCTTCGGGCCCTGCCACGCCCACCATGCCCCCACGCCCGAGGCGGGACCGCCGTACTCGTTCTTCACCTCCGGGTCCATGTCCTGGGTCCACGCGGCCCACGACTGCCAGGCCTTGAGGTCATTCACGAGCGGGTGGATGTGCTCGGGCGAGGCGTTGATGACGATCGACCGCTCCACCTTCCACTGCCTCGGCAGGAACAGGCCCACCACCGTCAACACCACCACGAGCCCCACGAACCCGAGGCCCACACGCACCAGCACGCGCTTCATGCACTCCCCTTGTCACCGGCGGACGAGGCCGGCGCGCAACCATACACCGGGGCCTGCCCCCGCCAGATTTCACCGCGGGGTCGCTCGGCACCGCGCCCGGCTGTCCACGCGGATGCACCCAGCGTGTAGGCGGGGCTACAGCAGCGGCGCGTCTGGCTCGAGTGGTGAATGGCCGGTGAGCTCGGCGAACTCAGAGGGCTCGAAACGGCAGAAACCGATGGCGCCATAAAGGCCCATCGTGTCACCGCTCAGCTTGTAGCGGCCCTCCGGGGTGAAGGCGGCCCAGCCGGCCGGGAGGTGCGCATAGGCGATCCGCTCCTGACCGGTAGCGACATCGAACAGGCACACGATTCCTTTCAGGAAGGCCACGGCGAGATGGTGACCATCCGGCGAGAAGGCCAGGCTCGTGACCCAGGAGGAGTGGCCCTGGAAACCGCGCAGCTCCCTTCCGGTGTGCGCCTCCCACAGCATCACCGTCTTGTCCGCCGACCCGCTGACGAGCCACTTGCCGTCCGGCGAGAAGGCCACGCTGGTAACCCAGGCCGAATGGCCGTGAAGGCGGCGCAGCTCCCTTCCGGTGTGCACATCCCACAACCTCACCGTCATGTCCGAGGAACCGCTGACGAGCCACTTGCCGTCCGGCGAGAACGCGATGCTCATGACCAGGGACGAATGGCCCTCGAGGCAACGCAGCTCGCGGCCGGTTTGCACGTCCCACAGCCTCACCATCGTGTCGGAAGAGCCGCTGGCGAGCCACTGGCCGTCCGGTGAGAAGGCCACGCTTCTGACCCAGTGCGAATGACCCTGCAGACAGCGCCACTCCTTGCCAGTACGCACGTTCCACAGTCTCACCGTACTGTCGTCGGAACCGCTGGCGAGCCACTGGCCGTCTGGCGAGAAGGCCACGCTCCTGACCCAATCCGAATGGCCCACGAAGCCGCGCAGTTCGCTTCCGGTGCGTACGTCCCACAGCCGGACCGTGGCATCGGCGCCACCACTGGCGAGCCATCTCCCATCCCGCGAGCTCGCGACAGTGGTGACACTGGACGAATGACCCTGGAGGCGGCGCAGCTCCCTTCCGGTGCGCACATCCCACAGCCTCATCGCCCTGTCCTCGGAAGCGCTGGCGAGCCATCGTCCATCCGGCGAAAACACGACGCTCGTGGCCTGGAACGCACAGCCCTCGAGTCTGTGCTGCTCCCTGCCCGTCCGCGTGTTCCACAGCCTGACCGTTTTGTCATCGGAACCACTGGCGAGCCATTGCCCATCGGGCGAGAAGGCCACGCTATTGACCCATCCTGAATGGCCCCGGAGGCCGCGCAGCTCCCTGCCCGTGCCCACGGCCCACACCCTCACCGTGTTGTCGACGGAACCACTGGCGAGCCACTTTCCATCCGGCGAGAACGCCACGCTCCTGACCCAGTCCGAATGACCTGGAAAGCCGCGCAGCTCGCTGCCGGTACGCACGTCCCACAGCACCACCGTGCTGTCGTCCGAACCACTGGCGAGCCACTCCCCGTCCGGCGAGAAGGCGACGCAGTTGACCCGAGCCGCATGGCCCCGCAGGCAAAGCAGCTCCCTGCCCGTGGAGACGTCCCACAGCCTCACCGTGTTGTCCGCGGAGCCGCTGGCCACCCACTTCCCGTCTGGAGAGAGGGAGACGCTCTTCACCATGAGCGTATGGCCCCGGAGGCGGAGCACTTCCCTGCCCGTGGACACGTCCCACAGCCTCACCGTGTTGTCCGCGGACCCGCTGGCCACCCACTTTCCGTCCGGCGAGAAGGCCACGCTCGTCACGGAGGACACATGGCCTTGGAGGGTGCACAGCTCGCTTCCCCCGCGCACGTCCCACAGCTTCACCGTGGTGTCTTCCGAACCACTGGCGAGCCACCGCCCATCCCGTGAGATCGCCGCGCTCGTGACACTGGAGGAATGGCCCAGGAAACGGTGCAGTTCCCCCCCCGTGCGCACATCCCACAACCGGACCGAGCTGTCCGCATCCCCCGTGGCAACCCACTCACCGCTTGGATGGAACGCGATGGCGCTGCACACCGCCCGGGTGGACACGAAAATCGCTTCCCCAGGGCGCACAGGGCGAGTGGAAGCGGCGCCAGCGAGCCGCGCAGGAGCTGACTCCAGCAGGGCGCTGTCGAAGGTCGCGTCGAGGAGATTGGCTCCCACGAGACTCGTCTCTTCAAGACGTGCACCCACGAGCGAGGCCCCCACGAGTCTGGCGAAGGTGAGGTCCGCCCTCGAGACATCCGCCCGCTCCAGCACCGCGTCGCTGAGGTCGGCTCGAAGGAGCTTCGCGCCCTGAAGCACCGCGCCCGTGAAGTGGGCCCCCTCGCAATCCGCGAAGGCGAGCACCGCATTCGTCAGATCGGCGCCATCGAGCTTCGCCTGGGCGAGATTGGCCCGCTCGAGCAGCGCGCCCCGGAAGGAAACGCCGCGCAGATCCGCGCCATGGAAGTTGGTATCCACCAGGACGGAGCGCTCGAAGCGGGCCTCGCGGAGATCCTCGCCCGCGAAGCTGCGTCCTGAATGGTCCTGGCCCGAGTAGTCGATCGGCGTGAGGGATTGACCCAGGGAGCGGAGCACCTCGGTCGCGTTGATGACCAGGTTCTCCCCAGGCTTGTCGGCCAGCACGCGCCGGGCCCACGTGATGGCCCGTGCCCGGGTCGTGAGCGCGGTGAAGAAATCCACCATGAGCGCCGACATCGATTGATGGGAGAGCAGCGTCACCGCGGTGGTCTCCCATGCGGCATCGACTCCACTGGCCGCCACATCGGCGACCAGCCACTCCATGACCGACTGATGAATGAACGAGAAGGCTCCCTTCTCGTCGCGCACCAGCAGCGTGCCAGAGCCCACATCGTGCCCCGCCGAGTAGGCGTCCATCGGCTGGTCTTGCCGGCTCATCAACTTCGGCAGTGCTCTTTGGGCAATCGCC
The sequence above is drawn from the Archangium gephyra genome and encodes:
- a CDS encoding serine hydrolase domain-containing protein, with protein sequence MSPLFLATALVLAQPARAADCPTPATPWPTEEWPDGRAEVAAARAAQIRALEDYAFTLQGKDEERKGLRTDGVVIIHRGRVVYERYGRGFDASKRHLAWSMSKSVTSALVGIAVKRGSLNLDDSICEYVKASRQDNCAITVQNLLEFASGLDWREDYENGGTYQTSSVLAMLYGEGRRDMVSFITAHERSDAPGTSWRYSSGDATLLAGVLDAALKPTLGKDWPWVLLLDKLGMKSATWERDGKGVVVGSSYLHATPRDLAKFGYFYLHDGCWAGERVLPEDWVTKSTAVSKPIQLKSYERGRDDVQGWQWWLNRPIPGVQTELPFPSVPEGAYAARGHWGQSISIIPSKELIVVRTADDRDGSFSLDTFLKLALAVVEELP
- a CDS encoding MASE1 domain-containing protein → MPDSKHILQRWHPLGRLGLFTLVYCASIALGMRLNASDEHFSTLWPPSGVLLCALLLSRFRDWPALLLAAVLLKPFVSFPGHLPHLGGFLLSTGSALESLAGAFLLRRYAGFRPSLERVRDVLLLVGLGALLSTVLGATPGVTLMALQGEIPWREWSGQWRVFWVGDAMGVLLVAPVLLSWSTRGLEGWSRARQLELAVLLGALVLAVDLVFHLGPGEASVYHPVSYLAFPFILWAALRFEVRGTSAAMVALTAVALQHTLAGNGPFAAGPPGSSSTARLVFLQSFLAAVGASGLLLAAALGERRRAQEKATLLNRELRQSLHALATAQQELVHRERLAALGELSASVAHEVRNPLGVIANSVAALSRMVEPTHGTSWELLGVMGEEVARLDHLINGLLDFARPQVPRLLPQPLGPVVDGALEAASRSQPQAPRVRVTRELDPALPDAPLDAQLLHLALSNLFTNALQAMPQGGALHIGLTHVPARGGVPLARVSITDSGPGIPPEAMARLFEPFYTTKASGTGLGLAIVRRIVEAHHGSVEVRSTPGQGTTFTVLLPLAEASRSAA
- the tkt gene encoding transketolase: MTHDSTDWLCINTIRTLAMDAVEQAHSGHPGAPMALAPVAYQLWQQELRYDPASPIWPNRDRFVLSNGHASMLLYSLLHLTGVRRVTSEYTTEDQVAVSLEDLKKFRQLDSSTPGHPEYRWTSGVETTTGPLGQGVANTVGMAIASRWLAGYFNRPGFELFDYDVYALCGDGDLMEGVASEAASLAGHLKLPNLCWVYDSNRISIDGSTDLAFTEDVGKRFEAYGWRVLHVADANDLDALSQAFRTFKQDRGLPTLIIVTTQIGYGAPKKQGSASAHGEPLGAEEIKGAKRKYGWPEDAQFLVPEGVRERFSERMGERGRQLRTEWEARFAEYQKKHPELADHLTRMQKRELPEGWDKELPVFPADAKGVATRESSGKVLSALAKNYPWLVGGSADLNPSTKTYLSFSGAMKPGDQTGRNIHFGVREHAMGSILNGLALSKVRPYSATFLIFSEYERPPIRLSAIMELPSIHIFTHDSIGLGEDGPTHQPVEQLPSLRAIPGLIVLRPADANEVTEAWRVIAPLRHQPVVLVLTRQAVPTLDRTKYAPASGLAKGAYVLSDSKGTPDVILIGTGSEVTLCLQAQEQLEGQGVKARVVSMPSWELFEQQDEAYREQVLPSSVRARVAVEKAAAFGWERFVGLRGAVVGMRSFGASAPLKALQQKFGFTVDNVVKVAREVIEQAKK
- a CDS encoding AAA family ATPase, with protein sequence MGFTLDVHNYRALRKVRWSPSGVCAITGPNGAGKTTLLSTLEFLRYFLERGIQTAVEFSGGAASIKNQLASPQDGIRLMLEQGQNSWVLHVELRPPAFEVGERVRIGSTAVARQDPHPRSAVVQDHELTVSGDSVFSHAMTLLPPEQREALKGLHGLAANFRLYQNLQVWSLRTTGSPATTDLHLQPDGRNAFSVLRNWKAGRKEHEERWRFVRDGLEECFPELFEDIEFLSAGLTVAVRFFLKGLREPIDAYSAPHGLLITLLHLCAIASTPDGGAVAIDEPENGLHPYAIRTLMDLARARAEAKDLTILLATHSPVVLNTFNTEPERVYIMEPGHDVLPIALSEHSDPEWLAHFSLGDLYSDQTFGAQRRAPK